The Mytilus galloprovincialis chromosome 3, xbMytGall1.hap1.1, whole genome shotgun sequence genomic interval TGGTTGGGACTGAAAAGCCGTTACAGTTATAATGTGTGATTTGAACAtttacaaataattgaatttgtaCAGTTCGTTTCCTTGGTTGACATTTCGAAAGTCTTTTATTGTCAATGTTAAGAGTAGTGCCCATTTCATTGTGATAAGCATATATGATACTATAGAATTGAGTTCTTTAAAAATTCCAAGAATGTTCAAATTGAAAGACAACAATAGCAATTGTTTGCGTTAAGAATTATAATGCACGTTCACGGGTTACTGGTATGTAAACTTTTTCGCTTACTAACAAACTTTACATATAATTCCGACATTTATTTAGTAAGAGAGTTTATCGTCCAAGTTTATACATCAATTATCAATTGAAAATATGTGATTATTCCTTAAATGTAAATATGACCTGGTgtgttatatttatgtttatatgagAGCAAGGTCAGGTTTTAACAGTCCCACCAATTATCCACTAAAAGCGTGGTAGAAACTTAGTAACgctaacatataaatatataatgtctTGACTTATTGCTTCTTCAACTATTGATAGATTAGTTTGATAAGAGTATTCACACTATATCCGACATTTAACAATATTCAAATActatcttttttattttggtttatttaaaTATCTATAATCTTAGCTTctgcttcatatttttttttcagatgttacattactttattttataaacaaattggTTTCAGGTATGTTGTTTCTTTGAGCTTGAGTATATAATGATAAAGGGGGGGGAGTCTTTTTATTTCGAAAATTACTTatataaaatgtgaaaataagaTATAACGCCTACTTTACCATTTTTCCATAACGTGTAATTCATTACTTACATTGCACAACAACATTTGCATTTTCTTTATAAACACCGGCTTTTGTTTGAACCGTGCATATGTATAGGCCGGCATTTGTCCGTATAACCCTTTTAAACTTTAATGTATCATTGTTTGAGATAATTGTTTCTGTACGTTCTGTTTTCCAGAAAGTAGTTGTGTCTGGATCGTTCCCATCATTTTGGCAGATCAGATGCGCTTCCTTGCCTTCTTTTACATTAACCGTTTTACTAGGACTGAATGTTATCTTTGGAATATCTGAATTAACAAAAGCGACGAGTTTGTCATTATTATAACAAACATTAATCATAATGTGGAATATGATAATGAAAAATATAGTGTTTATAACAATGATATTTGTAACTATGTTAATCGATTTTTAGTTTAATTGTACAAGTTTTCAAAAAGAAATTAGCTGAGAGGTAAAAGGTTTCGGCGGGTGTATGAATGTAAGTTAATTACTAAGGTTAGAACAACAATATCGCAGAAGACTTCCAAATAACGATTTTAAAATAGGTGGTATTATTAAAGATAATGGTATACTCTTTATGAACAAACATATACTATTATTCTTTGATATGTCCTCTTATTATACAGCTCATCACATGAGAAAAAAAACGCAACTTATTTCAGataatggtcatttttataaaatatatatacatatactcaAAATGCAAAGTTACATGTGTTAACCATCGGATTCAAAcaataattgttaaatttttcacCTAAATAACTATGCTATAAATCCCTTAAGATACCTCAAAATCGTTAATATAATTTAGTTTgagtaaaaagaaaaagaaggagGAATTATCCAAAAACAAACTCTGCTGAGAGTAAACCTACATAATGTCTTTTTGAATACAAATTATATCGTTTTTGTCCGAAATGCCCTACAATCCtttattacatatattataaAGCCTTCAACAATCACACAGAACAGCTGAATGACGTTTTGAGGCAGTTGGTCTTGTTATAGCTAATGAAAATTTACTTATGAGCAGAAACATTTCTCTAGTTCTTTTCTTAagtattttatttctatttttttttaattattttattacaagGATAGATAACTAAGCATTTAAATGTtaatattataactatgttaaagtgtaaattataataaaaacaaatgaacttACAAAAGACTTCAATACGGACAAATGATTCCAATATTTTCTCACCGTCGCTGTTAAAAGCTTCACATTTGAATATCTTTCCATTATCATATCTTTTAGGCGTTAACCTGTGACTAACAAAACTTGGTTCATTTCTTGCAACGACAACTCCGTCCGTAGACCATGTAATATTGCCGCCAGGTTGTCCACTGGTCACCCTACATTCTAAATTATGTCCTTTTCCTTCAACTGTAGTAATTTTGTCATCTGTCTTATTACTTATTACCAAGTTTGATGGATTTCCTAGATAAATTAAGAAAAGTTAGTATCATTAGTGTCTGTCGTCTTAATGCAATGCTAATAGATGCAATAATGTAAATCTACTTAgtttcatgttaaaaaaaagtgtgttagtcgtttgaatatatatttgtgtGTCCATTTctatcaatttaataaattatgaaGATTTAACACAACCTCGTTGAAATTATTTAACGGCACATGACGATAACAAAGTTTAATAAAGCGAGTAAAAAAGGCATTTTAGACATGAATCGCTTTGATTCATCTCGCTAATCTATATGCGAGTGTCAAATCTTTTCTTTTGTGATAGAAATCGCAAAATTCGAATTTCCAGTTTCAGAACATACCAATTATACTAGAATTATATAAGTCAATGGCTAATAAGCAGGCAACAATCAATCACTTATAGTTAtgaaaggtactaggattataatttagtacgccagacgcgcgtttcgtctacataagactcatcaatgacgctcatttcaaaatatttataaagcaaaacaagtactaagttgaagagcaatgaggataaAAGTGGTGAAGAAATACCAGAgcaatattaacttttttttcaaaacttactTATCTCTCTCTACATTTcgcaacttttttttcatttcttttttttttaattttaatactaGGATAGCTTATTATCTACAtttctcttcttcttttttttatttctatttttttttaatactaggATAGCTTAATAAGCATGTTAAggtttatacaaatataaatttgcattataactatgttaaactgtaaattataatgaaaaaaatgaacttgATTCATCTCGCTAATCTATATGCGAGTGTTAAATCTCTGAGGGAAATTTTGGAAATCCATCAACCTAATTCtatctatttttttataaataattttagtcattcaaatgtgacgtcttTTTGTGTGTGCTGTTttagtttttcaaatgtgacatcatttttgtgctttttttacaatttcaaatgtgacgtcactttttcgTTGAGACCTTGCATAACTCGGTGTGTCAGTTTTTTGTGTTGGAATATGTTGGTTTTGGTAATGAATCCGTTTTTTTATTCTGTTATTTGTTAATACTTTAGTTTTGtcatgtatatctgttatatagtGATTTTTATCCTCCACGAGGTGATCGATGGAAACTGGGCACCTCACGGCCCCAGGCAAAACCACAAGGTCTCGCAGGAGGTTTGGCCCCTAGATGCACGGCATGCTAGGCCCACCGGTGAGTGGACACGCCCTGGTGCCTGCAAACCAAACCCCAGCTATGGGAAAATAGCCCCACTGCCTTGTGGGTGACTGTGGAAAGTCAAAGGCTATGGGAGACAACCCAGAAAGAAATCCGGACAGATGCAATTCGTTAGCAGAGTAATGCAATCATCTACGGGAAGGACTACCCAGAGAGAAAACCCGGCCCACCAGAGTGGAGGTTGGACGTTGGGCTAACTACCCAACTCTGTAAAAAAGAACTTGTTACAGAAACCAGAAACGCTGAAGAAACCCAAGATGGGTGTACTGCTGAGGAACCAAACGTGACACATTTGGGGGAAAGCCGAAAGGAAGCACAAAAGCCGATCGGTTCCATAGTAGCGCCAAAACAGAATATGTATATAGGATGTTGGAATGTTAGAACAATGGCAGACATATCAAAAGCAGCACAAGTAGcgaaggaaatgaaaaattatggtATGGACATACTAGGTATCAGTGAGAGTAGATGGAAAGGATAAGGTGAAACCAAGCTTCAAAGTGGAGACACAGTGATCTATGTTGGTGATGATGAACATCAAGTCAAGGGAGAAGCCATAATGATGAATGAAAGAGCTAAGAAATCATTGATGGAATGGACACCAATCAACAAGAGAATAATAAATGCAAGATTCTATTCAAAGTATAAGAAACTGACAGTTATTCAAGCATATGCTCCAACAAATGATGCAAACGAGGAAGAGAGAGAAACATTTTACCAACAACTACAAGACAATGTTTCATCCTGCAATAAGAATGATATGCTTATAGTTATGGGTGACCTGAACGCAAAAGTAGGCAAAGACAATAGCCATATGCAAGAGATGTTAGGAAAACATGGATGTGGGACAATTAATGAAAATGGTGAATTATTATGTAATTTCTGCCAAATCAATGGCCTCATCATAACAGGCTCCATTTTCCCACATAAGGAAATACATAAAGTAACATGGAAATCCCCTGATGGAAAAACAACAAACCAAATAGATCATATAATGGTACGAGGGTACATGAGGACATCAATATTGCATACAAGAGTAATTAGAGGAGCAGATGTGTATACTGACCACTACTTAGTAAGGTCTAAGATCAGACTCAAACTGGCAAGAAATAAAGGTGACAAGAACAAATGCAAAAGAGAGAGATATGACCTAAACAAGCTAAAAAATATGGATGTAAGGAAATAGTACAATATTGAAGTGAGAAACAGATTCCACGTACTAGAAGAAGGTAACATAGAAGATCCAGTGTTGAAATATGAAGGTGCAGTAGAGATATACACTGAGGCAGCTAAACAGGTATTGGGGAGCAGTAAAAAGATCAGTAAACCATCGATAACCAACAATACATGGAAAATGGttgatgaaagaaaataaattaaaaataaattagaagGAACAAGATCGGAAAGATTAAAAGTGAGACTCAGTGAAGAATACAAGCAGAAAAATAAAGGGGTTAAGAAAAGTGCCAGAGAGGATAAAAGGAAGTGGTACAATATGATGGCTGAAGATGCAGAAAAAGCAGCAGAAAATGGCAGAAGCAAAGAGCTTTATAACATCACTAAAATACTAACAGGTGAAGGAAAGAGGCAACAGACAGGAGTAAAAAGTAAAGAAGGAGAACTGAAAAGTGAAAGAAATGATATATTGAATAGATGGGTAGAACATTTTAGTGAAGTTTTAAATAGGCAAGATCCTCTTCATCCAATTTCAGAGGAAGGTGTAGATTTGGCTGAAATTATAATAGAGGAGATCGATCTAGGAGAATGGACAGTAGCTGAAGTTAAAAGGGCACTGAAGAAGACACAAAATGGGAAGTCAGCAGGAATAGATAGTGTAACACCAGAGCTTATAAAGGCAGACATCGACCTTACAGCAGAGAAAATGGCAGAAATATTTAACAGCCTATTGGAAGAAGAAAATTGGCCATCAGACTGGAGAAAGGGATTGATCTGTAAGATCTTTAAGAAGGGCGATATGACAGATTGTAACAACTGGAAGGAAGTGACTCTTTGACCTGTTTTCAGTAAAGTTTTCTGCAGAATGTTAATAGAAAGAATAACGGAAGGAATAGACAAGAGATCGAGGAATGAGCAGGCAGGATTTAGACCAAAAAGAGGAACAACTGAGCAGATTTTTATCCTTTAAAACATTCTCGAGCAAACAAATGAATGGAGGGCAGctttaataatactttttataGACTTCGAAAAAGCATTTGACTCAGTCCACTGAGAGAGTCTATGGTATATCAAGAAGAGCTATGGAATACCAGACAAGATAATAAGAAC includes:
- the LOC143066790 gene encoding uncharacterized protein LOC143066790, with product MAEDAEKAAENGRSKELYNITKILTGEGKRQQTGVKSKEGELKSERNDILNRWVEHFSEVLNRQDPLHPISEEGVDLAEIIIEEIDLGEWTVAEVKRALKKTQNGKSAGIDSVTPELIKADIDLTAEKMAEIFNSLLEEENWPSDWRKGLICKIFKKGDMTDCNNWKEVTL